The Henckelia pumila isolate YLH828 unplaced genomic scaffold, ASM3356847v2 CTG_461:::fragment_3, whole genome shotgun sequence genome window below encodes:
- the LOC140871261 gene encoding serine/threonine-protein kinase AFC3 isoform X2, translated as MHDLRLIHTDLKPENILLVSSDFVTLPVSKKISDETNFRCLPKSSAIKLIDFGSTAYDNRIHSSIVSTRHYRAPEVILGLGWTYPCDMWSVGCILVELCLGETLFQTHDNLEHLAMMERVLGALPEHMIRRAKDTENLFKRTRLNWPEGAVSRESIRAVKKLDHLKKLVSRHVDSTRSSLVDLLHGLLKFDPSERLTARQALDHPFFRDPTSR; from the exons ATGCATGATTTACGGTTAATCCACACTGATCTGAAGCCAGAAAACATACTCCTCGTATCTTCTGATTTTGTGACGCTTCCTGTCTCCAAG AAGATATCAGATGAAACAAATTTCAGGTGCTTGCCAAAGTCAAGTGCGATTAAGCTGATTGACTTTGGCAGTACTGCTTATGATAATCGGATACATAGCTCCATTGTTTCGACAAGGCATTACAGGGCACCTGAGGTCATTCTAG GTTTAGGATGGACATATCCTTGTGATATGTGGAGTGTTGGTTGCATACTTGTAGAACTTTGCTTG GGCGAAACACTTTTTCAAACTCATGACAACTTGGAGCATTTGGCTATGATGGAGAGGGTTTTGGGAGCCCTTCCAGAGCATATGATACGAAGAGCCAA AGATACTGAAAACTTATTCAAGCGAACCAGGCTTAACTGGCCTGAAGGAGCTGTTTCCAGGGAAAGCATTCGAGCGGTAAAGAAGCTGGACCACTTGAAG AAACTTGTCTCAAGGCATGTTGATTCTACAAGATCGTCCCTCGTCGATTTGTTACATGGCTTACTCAAGTTTGATCCATCTGAACGCCTCACAGCTCGGCAAGCTCTAGACCATCCCTTCTTTAGAGACCCCACATCCCGGTAA
- the LOC140871261 gene encoding serine/threonine-protein kinase AFC3 isoform X1 has protein sequence MAEERQRRYQKRRRLAGGVAPSRWHEQETGRWDGQDYAAKLHVAPFLHRHVTPPKREDDRDGHYVFSLGENLTPRYKILGKMGEGTFGRVLECWDRKVREYVAIKVVKSTAKYRDAARIEIDVLQQLAENDKGNSHCVRMLDWFDHRNHICIVFEKLGPSLFDFLKRNKYSPFPVDLVREFGRQLLESVSYMHDLRLIHTDLKPENILLVSSDFVTLPVSKKISDETNFRCLPKSSAIKLIDFGSTAYDNRIHSSIVSTRHYRAPEVILGLGWTYPCDMWSVGCILVELCLGETLFQTHDNLEHLAMMERVLGALPEHMIRRAKDTENLFKRTRLNWPEGAVSRESIRAVKKLDHLKKLVSRHVDSTRSSLVDLLHGLLKFDPSERLTARQALDHPFFRDPTSR, from the exons ATGGCGGAGGAAAGACAGCGGCGATATCAAAAACGGCGACGTTTAGCTGGAGGGGTCGCTCCGTCGAGATGGCATGAACAGGAG ACTGGTCGATGGGATGGTCAGGATTATGCGGCAAAGCTCCATGTCGCTCCTTTTCTTCACCGCCATGTTACACCACCGAAGAGGGAAGATGATCGTGATGGGCATTACGTGTTTAGCCTTGGCGAAAATCTCACTCCTAGAT ATAAGATACTTGGAAAGATGGGTGAAG GCACATTTGGTCGAGTGTTGGAATGTTGGGACCGGAAAGTACGGGAGTATGTGGCTATAAAAGTAGTCAAAAGCACAGCCAAATATCGCGACGCAGCAAGGATTGAGATCGATGTACTTCAACAACTTGCTGAAAATGATAAAGGCAATTCACA CTGCGTGAGGATGCTAGATTGGTTTGATCATCGGAATCATATTTGCATA GTGTTTGAGAAGCTTGGACcaagtttatttgattttctaAAGAGAAATAAATATTCCCCCTTTCCTGTGGATCTTGTTCGGGAGTTTGGACGCCAGCTTTTGGAATCTGTATCAT ATATGCATGATTTACGGTTAATCCACACTGATCTGAAGCCAGAAAACATACTCCTCGTATCTTCTGATTTTGTGACGCTTCCTGTCTCCAAG AAGATATCAGATGAAACAAATTTCAGGTGCTTGCCAAAGTCAAGTGCGATTAAGCTGATTGACTTTGGCAGTACTGCTTATGATAATCGGATACATAGCTCCATTGTTTCGACAAGGCATTACAGGGCACCTGAGGTCATTCTAG GTTTAGGATGGACATATCCTTGTGATATGTGGAGTGTTGGTTGCATACTTGTAGAACTTTGCTTG GGCGAAACACTTTTTCAAACTCATGACAACTTGGAGCATTTGGCTATGATGGAGAGGGTTTTGGGAGCCCTTCCAGAGCATATGATACGAAGAGCCAA AGATACTGAAAACTTATTCAAGCGAACCAGGCTTAACTGGCCTGAAGGAGCTGTTTCCAGGGAAAGCATTCGAGCGGTAAAGAAGCTGGACCACTTGAAG AAACTTGTCTCAAGGCATGTTGATTCTACAAGATCGTCCCTCGTCGATTTGTTACATGGCTTACTCAAGTTTGATCCATCTGAACGCCTCACAGCTCGGCAAGCTCTAGACCATCCCTTCTTTAGAGACCCCACATCCCGGTAA